A genomic window from candidate division WOR-3 bacterium includes:
- a CDS encoding aldehyde dehydrogenase family protein yields the protein MAIPSWKIFPALLCGNTVVFKPATYTPASAGEFVDALVQAGIPDGVVNIVYGSGGKIGEAIINHPDICGVSFTGSSEIGKRIAEVCGKTLKRCSLELGGK from the coding sequence CATGGCAATTCCTTCCTGGAAAATCTTTCCCGCATTACTTTGTGGTAATACTGTTGTCTTCAAACCAGCAACCTATACTCCTGCCAGTGCTGGTGAATTTGTTGATGCCTTAGTCCAGGCTGGAATTCCTGATGGTGTGGTGAATATTGTCTATGGTTCTGGCGGCAAAATTGGCGAAGCAATAATTAATCATCCAGATATTTGCGGCGTCTCCTTTACTGGCTCCTCAGAAATTGGTAAAAGAATTGCCGAAGTTTGCGGAAAGACCTTAAAACGGTGTTCTTTAGAACTTGGTGGTAAG